One genomic segment of Pseudomonas chlororaphis subsp. aurantiaca includes these proteins:
- the algK gene encoding alginate biosynthesis TPR repeat lipoprotein AlgK — translation MPVTSLPLDTRRARAPSQGRRVLALCSLALAVSLAGCAGLPDQRLANEALKRGDTVLAEQNYRRLADLGYSEAQVGLADIQMETRDPAKIKQAEATYRAAADTSPRAQARLGRLLVAKPGSTEAEHHEAEGLLKKAFANGEGNTLIPLAMLYLQYPQSFPKVDAQQQISQWRSAGYPEAGLAQVLLYRTQGTYDQHLAEVETVCKAALNVTDICYVELATVYQKRGQPEQQAELLKQLQAGHARGVISAQRVDSVARVLGDASLGKTDEKTAQALLEPIAPGYPASWVTLAQLLYDFPELGDVDKMMQYLDNGRAADQPRAELLLGKLYYEGKMVPADAKVAEEHFKKAQGKEVAADYYLGQIYRRGYLGQVYPQKALDHLLTAARNGQNSADFAIAQLFSQGKGTKPDPLNAYVFSQLAKTQDTPQANELAQQLEAQLPPGQRAEAQRLLQQEQAVRGALSQNTLELHALQEEDGEESL, via the coding sequence ATGCCTGTGACTAGCCTTCCCCTCGACACGCGCCGCGCTCGCGCCCCATCCCAGGGTCGCCGCGTACTGGCCCTGTGCTCGCTGGCTCTGGCCGTGAGCCTGGCCGGTTGCGCCGGCCTGCCCGACCAGCGCCTGGCCAACGAAGCCCTGAAGCGCGGCGACACCGTGCTCGCGGAGCAGAACTACCGGCGACTGGCGGACCTGGGTTACAGCGAAGCCCAGGTCGGCCTGGCCGATATCCAGATGGAAACCCGCGACCCGGCGAAGATCAAGCAAGCCGAGGCGACCTACCGCGCCGCGGCCGACACCTCGCCACGAGCCCAGGCGCGCCTGGGTCGCCTGTTGGTGGCCAAGCCCGGCTCCACCGAGGCCGAGCATCACGAAGCCGAAGGCCTGCTGAAAAAGGCTTTCGCCAACGGTGAAGGCAACACCCTGATCCCGCTGGCGATGCTCTACCTGCAATATCCGCAGAGCTTCCCCAAGGTCGACGCCCAGCAGCAGATCAGCCAATGGCGCAGCGCCGGCTACCCGGAAGCCGGCCTGGCCCAGGTGCTGCTGTACCGCACCCAGGGCACCTACGACCAGCACCTGGCCGAGGTGGAAACCGTCTGCAAGGCAGCGCTGAACGTCACCGATATCTGCTACGTCGAACTGGCCACTGTCTACCAGAAGCGCGGCCAGCCGGAACAACAGGCCGAGCTACTGAAACAGCTGCAGGCCGGGCACGCCCGCGGCGTCATCAGCGCGCAACGGGTCGACAGCGTGGCCCGGGTGCTGGGCGACGCCAGCCTGGGCAAGACCGACGAAAAAACCGCGCAGGCGCTGCTGGAGCCGATCGCTCCCGGCTACCCGGCCTCCTGGGTCACCCTGGCGCAACTGCTCTACGACTTCCCCGAACTGGGCGACGTCGACAAGATGATGCAGTACCTGGACAACGGTCGCGCCGCCGACCAGCCCCGCGCCGAACTGCTGCTGGGCAAGCTCTACTACGAAGGCAAGATGGTCCCGGCCGACGCCAAGGTCGCCGAAGAACACTTCAAGAAGGCCCAGGGCAAGGAAGTCGCCGCCGACTACTACCTCGGCCAGATCTACCGCCGTGGCTACCTGGGCCAGGTCTATCCGCAAAAGGCCCTGGACCACCTGCTGACCGCCGCGCGCAACGGCCAGAACAGCGCCGATTTCGCCATTGCCCAACTGTTCTCCCAGGGCAAGGGCACCAAGCCCGACCCGCTCAACGCCTATGTCTTCAGCCAGCTGGCCAAGACCCAGGACACCCCGCAAGCCAACGAGCTTGCGCAACAACTCGAAGCCCAACTGCCGCCAGGCCAACGCGCCGAGGCCCAACGCCTGCTGCAACAGGAGCAGGCCGTACGTGGTGCCTTGAGCCAGAACACGTTGGAACTGCACGCGCTGCAGGAAGAAGACGGTGAGGAATCCCTATGA
- a CDS encoding alginate biosynthesis protein Alg44: MNTAVNVNVVHESEAQRQHARVKIPAKLRFFGPDRTPVEARVIDLSAGGLSFNCGQLPIKVGDVHKGRLQFVIDNLGLAMDVELQVRSVDRQSGRVGCQFQNLEPQDISTLRQLITSHLAGDIVTMGDVLATLQRDNFTKARKTKDAGHGMSALGRLRAVTFSAGIFVVGLAAFGFILKSVYGMYFVSHAQAGLVSAPGMNVTMPRDGTVQSLIQADGVAAKGAPLATFSTSMLDVLKGHLNEDQLQPAKVEELFGKQMTGTLTSPCDCTVAQQMVADGQYASKGDVIFQLVPRNSQANIEARFSYRQFADVRPGTKVSFQIAGEDDVRTGTIVSSTSLNSSDLSSDIRVQIKPDAPLSSAFAGRPVEVSSDRGPSVNWLIDKAMAAGF, encoded by the coding sequence ATGAACACCGCCGTGAACGTCAACGTAGTGCATGAATCCGAAGCCCAACGCCAACACGCCCGGGTCAAAATCCCGGCCAAGCTGCGCTTCTTCGGCCCCGACCGGACCCCGGTCGAAGCGCGGGTCATCGACCTCTCCGCCGGCGGCCTGAGCTTCAACTGCGGGCAGCTGCCGATCAAGGTCGGCGACGTGCACAAGGGGCGCCTGCAGTTCGTCATCGACAACCTCGGGCTGGCCATGGACGTGGAGTTGCAGGTGCGCTCCGTGGATCGCCAGAGCGGCCGTGTCGGTTGCCAGTTCCAGAACCTCGAGCCCCAGGACATCTCGACCCTGCGCCAGCTGATCACCTCGCACCTGGCCGGCGACATCGTGACCATGGGCGACGTGCTCGCCACCCTGCAGCGCGACAACTTCACCAAGGCGCGCAAGACCAAGGATGCCGGCCACGGCATGAGCGCCCTGGGCCGCCTGCGTGCGGTGACCTTCAGCGCCGGGATCTTCGTCGTCGGCCTGGCGGCCTTCGGCTTCATCCTCAAGTCGGTGTACGGCATGTACTTCGTCAGCCACGCCCAGGCCGGCCTGGTCAGCGCGCCGGGGATGAACGTCACCATGCCGCGCGACGGCACCGTGCAGAGCCTGATCCAGGCCGATGGCGTGGCCGCCAAGGGCGCCCCGCTGGCGACCTTCAGCACCAGCATGCTCGACGTGCTCAAGGGCCACCTGAACGAAGACCAACTGCAACCGGCCAAGGTCGAGGAACTGTTCGGCAAGCAGATGACCGGCACCCTGACCTCGCCCTGCGACTGCACCGTGGCCCAGCAGATGGTTGCCGACGGCCAGTACGCCAGCAAGGGCGACGTGATCTTCCAGCTGGTGCCGCGTAACAGCCAGGCCAACATCGAGGCGCGCTTCTCCTACCGCCAGTTCGCCGACGTGCGTCCGGGAACCAAGGTCAGCTTCCAGATCGCCGGCGAGGACGACGTGCGCACCGGCACCATCGTCAGCAGCACCAGCCTCAACAGCAGCGACCTGTCTTCGGACATTCGCGTGCAGATCAAGCCCGATGCCCCGCTGAGCAGCGCCTTCGCCGGCCGCCCGGTGGAAGTCAGCAGCGACCGCGGCCCCTCCGTGAACTGGCTGATCGACAAAGCCATGGCTGCCGGTTTCTAA
- the alg8 gene encoding mannuronan synthase, with translation MHRLKHGLLQAAGWLFFLSLLMGLALALPASTFDSESKDFIFLIGAVGIWRYSMGATHFVRGMLFLYVVYPHLRRKVRKLGKAADPSHVYLMVTSFRIDALTTAQVYGSVIREAIDCGFPTTVVCSIVEMSDELLVKSLWARMNPPAHVKLDFVRIPGTGKRDGLAFGFRAISRHLPDDRAVVAVIDGDTVLGEGVVRKTVPWFQLFGNVGGLTTNEFCEVRGGYIMSEWHKLRFAQRHINMCSMALSKRVLTMTGRMSVFRASVVTNPDFIADVESDSLQHWRLGRFKFLTGDDKSSWFSLMRLGYDTFYVPDAAINTVEHPPEKSFIKASRKLMFRWYGNNLRQNSRALGLGLKRLGLFTSVVLFDQRVSMWTSLLGLTVALIASFKYGTAFILVYLLWIGITRLLLTLLLSCSGHRIGPAYPLILYYNQIVGALVKIYVFFRLDQQSWTRQPTALSRDLASFQRWFNTWSSRTMTFSAGSIFVAALLMMV, from the coding sequence ATGCACAGGCTAAAGCACGGCCTACTCCAGGCCGCAGGTTGGCTGTTTTTCTTGAGTTTACTGATGGGGCTCGCCCTGGCGTTGCCCGCGTCCACATTCGACTCCGAATCGAAGGACTTCATCTTCCTGATTGGCGCCGTGGGTATCTGGCGCTACTCGATGGGTGCCACGCATTTCGTGCGCGGCATGCTGTTTCTCTACGTGGTCTACCCGCACCTGCGCCGCAAGGTCCGCAAGCTGGGCAAGGCCGCCGATCCGTCCCACGTGTACCTGATGGTCACCAGCTTCCGGATCGACGCCCTGACCACCGCCCAGGTCTATGGCTCGGTGATCCGTGAAGCCATCGACTGTGGCTTCCCCACCACCGTGGTCTGCTCGATCGTGGAAATGTCCGACGAGCTGCTGGTGAAAAGCCTCTGGGCCCGCATGAACCCGCCGGCCCACGTCAAGCTCGACTTCGTGCGCATCCCCGGCACCGGCAAGCGCGACGGCCTCGCCTTCGGTTTCCGCGCCATCTCCCGCCACCTGCCGGACGATCGTGCCGTGGTCGCGGTGATCGACGGCGACACCGTGCTCGGCGAAGGCGTGGTGCGCAAGACCGTGCCGTGGTTCCAGCTGTTCGGCAACGTCGGCGGCCTGACCACCAACGAGTTCTGCGAAGTGCGCGGCGGCTACATCATGAGCGAGTGGCACAAGCTGCGCTTCGCCCAGCGCCACATCAACATGTGCTCCATGGCCCTGTCCAAGCGCGTGCTGACCATGACCGGACGCATGTCGGTATTCCGCGCCAGCGTGGTCACCAACCCGGACTTCATCGCCGACGTGGAAAGCGACTCGCTGCAACACTGGCGCCTGGGCCGCTTCAAGTTCCTCACCGGCGACGACAAGTCCAGCTGGTTCAGCCTGATGCGCCTGGGCTACGACACCTTCTACGTGCCCGATGCGGCGATCAACACCGTGGAGCACCCGCCGGAGAAGAGTTTCATCAAGGCCAGCCGCAAGCTGATGTTCCGCTGGTACGGCAACAACCTGCGGCAGAACTCCCGGGCCCTGGGACTGGGTCTCAAGCGCCTGGGCCTGTTCACCAGCGTGGTGCTGTTCGACCAGCGCGTGTCGATGTGGACCTCCTTGCTCGGCCTGACCGTGGCGCTGATCGCCAGCTTCAAGTACGGCACCGCGTTCATCCTGGTGTACCTGCTGTGGATCGGTATCACTCGCCTGCTGCTGACCCTGCTGCTGTCCTGTTCGGGGCACAGGATCGGCCCGGCCTACCCTTTGATCCTCTATTACAACCAGATCGTCGGAGCCCTGGTGAAGATCTACGTGTTCTTCCGCCTCGACCAACAGTCCTGGACCCGCCAACCGACTGCTCTGTCCCGTGACCTCGCCAGCTTTCAACGTTGGTTCAACACCTGGTCGTCTCGGACCATGACCTTCTCCGCCGGCAGCATTTTCGTCGCCGCGCTGCTGATGATGGTCTGA
- a CDS encoding nucleotide sugar dehydrogenase: MRISIFGLGYVGAVCAGCLSARGHEVVGVDVAKDKIDMINAGKSPIVEPGLGELLAQGIQTGRLRGTTNFAEAIRDTDLSMICVGTPSKKNGDLELNYIEAVCREIGFVLRDKTSRHTIVVRSTVLPGTVANVVIPILEDCSGKKAGVDFGVAVNPEFLRESTAIKDYDFPPMTVIGEFDKASGDVLQSLYEELDAPIIRKDIAVAEMIKYTCNVWHATKVTFANEIGNIAKAVGVDGREVMDVVCQDKTLNLSQYYMRPGFAFGGSCLPKDVRALTFRAGSLDIEAPLLNSLMRSNESQVQNAFDIVSSHDKRKVALLGLSFKAGTDDLRESPLVELAEMLIGKGFDLSIYDSNVEYARVHGANKDYIESKIPHVSSLLNADFDSVIDNSDVIILGNRDEKFRTLAEDVPHGKQVIDLVGFMSKATSANGRTEGICW; this comes from the coding sequence ATGCGCATCAGCATATTTGGTTTGGGTTACGTCGGCGCGGTATGTGCCGGTTGCCTGTCTGCACGGGGCCATGAGGTCGTTGGCGTCGATGTTGCCAAGGACAAGATCGATATGATCAACGCAGGCAAATCGCCGATCGTTGAACCGGGTCTGGGTGAACTTCTGGCGCAAGGTATTCAAACCGGTCGTCTGCGTGGAACCACCAACTTCGCCGAGGCGATTCGCGACACCGACTTGTCGATGATCTGTGTCGGCACGCCAAGCAAGAAGAACGGCGACCTGGAACTCAACTACATCGAAGCGGTATGCCGCGAGATCGGTTTTGTCCTGCGTGACAAGACCTCCCGTCACACCATCGTGGTGCGCAGCACCGTACTGCCGGGCACCGTGGCCAACGTGGTGATCCCGATTCTCGAAGACTGCTCCGGCAAGAAGGCCGGCGTCGACTTCGGCGTCGCGGTCAACCCCGAGTTCCTGCGTGAAAGCACCGCGATCAAGGACTACGACTTCCCACCGATGACCGTGATCGGCGAGTTCGACAAGGCTTCGGGCGACGTCCTGCAATCGCTGTACGAAGAACTCGACGCACCGATCATCCGCAAGGACATCGCCGTCGCCGAGATGATCAAGTACACCTGCAACGTGTGGCACGCCACCAAGGTCACCTTCGCCAACGAGATCGGCAACATCGCCAAGGCCGTCGGCGTCGACGGTCGTGAAGTGATGGACGTGGTCTGCCAGGACAAGACCCTCAACCTGTCCCAGTACTACATGCGCCCAGGCTTCGCCTTCGGCGGTTCCTGCCTGCCCAAGGACGTGCGCGCCCTGACCTTCCGCGCCGGTTCCCTGGACATCGAGGCGCCGCTGCTCAACTCGCTGATGCGCAGTAACGAGTCCCAGGTGCAGAACGCCTTCGACATCGTCTCCAGCCACGACAAACGCAAAGTCGCCCTGCTCGGCCTGAGCTTCAAGGCCGGTACCGACGACCTGCGCGAAAGCCCGCTGGTGGAACTGGCGGAAATGCTGATCGGCAAGGGCTTCGACCTGAGCATCTACGACAGCAACGTCGAGTACGCCCGTGTCCACGGTGCCAACAAGGACTACATCGAGTCCAAGATCCCCCACGTCTCGTCCCTGCTCAACGCGGACTTCGACTCGGTGATCGACAACTCCGACGTGATCATCCTCGGCAACCGCGACGAGAAGTTCCGCACCCTGGCCGAAGACGTGCCGCATGGCAAGCAGGTCATCGACCTGGTCGGGTTCATGTCCAAGGCCACCAGCGCGAATGGCCGGACCGAAGGTATCTGCTGGTAA
- the yaaA gene encoding peroxide stress protein YaaA, producing MLMVISPAKTLDFETPPVTQRFTLPQYLDHSQELILQLRELSPAQISELMHVSDKIGGLNAARFGSWTPAFTPANAKQALLAFKGDVYTGLNAETLGDADFDYAQQHLRMLSGLYGLLRPLDLMQPYRLEMGTKLANARGKDLYAFWGTRISEWLNEALAEQGDDLLLNLASNEYFSAVKRTALNARIINTEFKDLKNGQYKIISFYAKKARGMMSRFVIEERINDPAALKQFDVQGYRYSAEQSKPDNLVFLRDHAPE from the coding sequence ATGCTGATGGTGATTTCACCCGCCAAGACCCTCGATTTCGAGACCCCGCCCGTCACTCAACGCTTCACCCTGCCGCAGTACCTCGATCACTCCCAGGAACTGATCCTGCAGTTGCGCGAACTGAGCCCGGCGCAAATCAGCGAACTGATGCACGTCTCCGACAAGATCGGCGGCCTCAACGCCGCGCGTTTCGGCAGCTGGACCCCGGCCTTCACCCCGGCCAATGCCAAGCAGGCGCTGCTGGCGTTCAAAGGCGACGTGTACACCGGCCTGAACGCCGAAACCCTGGGCGACGCCGATTTCGACTACGCCCAGCAGCATCTGCGCATGCTCTCCGGCCTGTACGGCCTACTGCGCCCGCTGGACCTGATGCAGCCTTATCGTCTGGAAATGGGCACCAAGCTGGCCAACGCCCGCGGCAAGGACCTGTACGCCTTCTGGGGCACGCGCATCAGCGAATGGCTCAATGAGGCCCTGGCCGAACAGGGCGACGACCTGCTGCTCAACCTGGCCTCCAATGAATACTTCTCGGCGGTCAAGCGAACGGCCCTGAACGCCCGGATCATCAATACCGAGTTCAAGGACCTGAAGAACGGCCAGTACAAGATCATCAGCTTCTACGCCAAGAAAGCCCGGGGCATGATGAGCCGCTTCGTCATAGAAGAACGCATCAACGACCCGGCGGCACTCAAGCAGTTCGATGTCCAGGGTTACCGCTACAGCGCCGAACAATCGAAACCCGACAATCTGGTTTTCCTGCGCGATCACGCACCGGAATAA
- a CDS encoding polysaccharide deacetylase family protein has protein sequence MRSAFFLSIWLLSFGALAAPSEVATLDRSTWPEQLSSPTLFDVASRAEILTFARALLVSEAWDEASLKQRLGLRIINMASIDAVRQRLWQQLLANYNFAQQSCDQDASFCFLVEDMDTLREQAGKFQLGDDSYYARWAEPSRAFHEQYLDELLRKAALFPQTASEIERFGDYERNGDELNDRLFLLTFDSAANLAPDNTPWLTEYLRKSNMNGTFFVLGSEVQSRLEQRSVANLQALYSQQCVGVQGWEYRSHSHWQDWQDSIERSVELAKGKLPENYVPLFRPPYGQRRADARAFFSAQGLQVALWDIDPQDGAGKLKGEQSGQRVLTLMLLWRHGVINFNARQDAVKTALPWLLTQTAQSGIGWEDCQDAFR, from the coding sequence TTGCGCAGCGCGTTTTTTCTTTCGATCTGGCTGTTGAGCTTCGGCGCCCTGGCGGCCCCGAGCGAGGTGGCGACCCTGGATCGCAGCACCTGGCCGGAACAGCTCAGCAGCCCGACCCTGTTCGACGTGGCGTCGCGGGCGGAGATCCTTACCTTTGCCCGCGCCCTGCTGGTCAGCGAGGCCTGGGATGAAGCCTCGCTGAAGCAGCGCCTGGGCCTGCGGATCATCAACATGGCGTCGATCGATGCCGTCCGCCAGCGGCTCTGGCAGCAATTGCTGGCCAACTACAACTTCGCCCAGCAGAGCTGCGACCAGGACGCCTCCTTCTGTTTCCTGGTGGAAGACATGGACACCCTGCGCGAGCAGGCCGGCAAGTTCCAGTTGGGCGATGACTCTTATTACGCTCGCTGGGCCGAGCCGAGCCGGGCCTTCCATGAACAGTACCTGGACGAATTGCTGCGCAAGGCCGCGCTGTTTCCCCAGACCGCCAGCGAAATAGAGCGGTTTGGCGACTACGAGCGCAACGGCGACGAACTCAATGACCGGCTGTTTTTGCTGACTTTCGACAGCGCCGCCAATCTCGCCCCGGACAACACCCCCTGGCTGACCGAATACCTGCGCAAGTCGAACATGAACGGCACCTTCTTCGTGCTCGGCAGCGAGGTGCAGAGCCGCCTGGAGCAGCGTTCGGTGGCCAACCTGCAGGCTCTGTATTCGCAGCAGTGCGTGGGTGTCCAGGGCTGGGAGTATCGCTCCCACAGCCATTGGCAGGACTGGCAGGATTCGATCGAGCGCAGCGTCGAACTGGCCAAGGGCAAGCTGCCGGAAAACTACGTGCCGCTGTTCCGCCCGCCCTACGGCCAGCGCCGGGCCGACGCGCGGGCCTTCTTTAGTGCCCAGGGTTTGCAGGTGGCGTTGTGGGACATCGATCCGCAGGACGGCGCCGGCAAGCTCAAGGGCGAGCAGAGCGGCCAGCGGGTGTTGACCCTGATGCTGTTGTGGCGGCACGGGGTGATCAACTTCAACGCCCGGCAGGACGCGGTGAAGACGGCGTTGCCCTGGTTGCTGACGCAGACGGCGCAGAGCGGAATCGGTTGGGAGGATTGTCAGGACGCGTTTCGCTAG
- a CDS encoding PhoH family protein — translation MDDHGRSPSSNQPILYVLDTNVLIHDPNALLNFEEHHVAIPMIVLEELDKLKSGHHSVAAECRQAIRLIDKTLGEASPEDVELGVPIQRGKSGPKGLLSILMSKRSEPNSLLPENLNDNIIINQLIDLHARNKELRVVLVTKDINMRLKARACGIAAEDYSTDQLVDDVALLPNGFHNMTGSFWDRVSKVETRQDHGRTWHQVQLTDNLPAVHINEFIIDEQGFVGWIKEIRADVLLILDLHQEPLLHQEAWGLKPRDIYQGLALFALLDPDIHLVNLSGAAGSGKTILALAAAIEQTMVSKRYRRIIATRSVQGLDQEIGFLPGTEAEKMEPWLGAITDNLEALHMDDESTHGSVDYILSKVPLQFKSLNYIRGRSFQQSLILIDECQNLTPHQMKTIITRAGAGSKVVCLGNLAQIDTPYLSATSSGLTYLTERFKDFPNGVHITLQGVPRSILAEYAESHL, via the coding sequence ATGGATGACCACGGACGTAGCCCTTCCTCCAACCAGCCAATCCTTTATGTACTCGATACCAATGTATTGATTCACGATCCAAACGCCCTGCTGAACTTCGAAGAACACCATGTGGCGATCCCGATGATCGTCCTGGAGGAACTCGACAAGCTCAAGAGCGGCCATCACAGCGTTGCAGCGGAATGCCGCCAGGCCATTCGCCTGATCGACAAGACCCTGGGTGAGGCTTCGCCGGAAGATGTCGAGCTGGGTGTGCCTATTCAGCGTGGCAAGAGCGGCCCCAAAGGCCTGCTGTCGATCCTCATGAGCAAACGCTCGGAGCCCAACAGCCTGCTGCCGGAAAACCTCAACGACAACATCATCATCAACCAGTTGATCGACCTGCACGCGCGCAACAAGGAGCTGCGCGTGGTGCTGGTGACCAAAGACATCAACATGCGTCTCAAGGCGCGCGCCTGCGGGATCGCCGCCGAGGACTACAGCACCGACCAGCTGGTCGACGACGTGGCCTTGCTGCCCAACGGCTTCCACAACATGACCGGCTCCTTCTGGGACCGCGTGAGCAAGGTGGAAACCCGCCAGGACCACGGCCGCACCTGGCACCAGGTGCAACTCACCGACAACCTGCCGGCGGTGCACATCAACGAGTTCATCATCGACGAACAGGGTTTCGTCGGCTGGATCAAGGAGATTCGCGCCGATGTGCTGCTGATCCTCGACCTGCATCAGGAACCCTTGTTGCACCAGGAAGCCTGGGGCCTGAAACCGCGCGACATCTATCAAGGCCTGGCGCTGTTCGCCCTGCTCGATCCGGATATCCATCTGGTCAACCTGTCCGGGGCTGCCGGTTCGGGCAAGACCATCCTGGCCCTGGCCGCGGCCATCGAGCAGACCATGGTCAGCAAGCGTTATCGGCGCATCATCGCCACCCGCAGCGTGCAGGGGCTGGACCAGGAGATCGGCTTCCTGCCGGGCACCGAAGCGGAAAAGATGGAGCCCTGGCTCGGCGCCATCACCGACAACCTCGAAGCCCTGCACATGGATGACGAAAGCACCCATGGCAGCGTCGACTACATCCTCAGCAAGGTGCCGCTGCAGTTCAAATCCCTCAACTACATCCGTGGCCGCAGCTTCCAGCAGAGCCTGATCCTGATCGACGAATGCCAGAACCTCACCCCGCACCAGATGAAAACCATCATCACCCGTGCCGGCGCCGGTTCCAAAGTGGTGTGCCTGGGCAACCTGGCGCAGATCGATACCCCTTACCTGTCCGCGACCAGCTCCGGGCTGACCTACCTGACTGAACGCTTCAAGGACTTCCCCAACGGGGTGCACATCACCCTGCAGGGGGTTCCCCGCTCGATCCTGGCCGAATACGCCGAATCCCATCTGTAA
- the moaC gene encoding cyclic pyranopterin monophosphate synthase MoaC, translating into MLTHLDSQGRANMVDVTDKAVTSREATAEARVRMLPQTLQMIVSGGHPKGDVFAVARIAGIQAAKKTSDLIPLCHPLMLTSVKVELSAEGEDSVRIVACCKLAGQTGVEMEALTAASVAALTIYDMCKAVDRGMTIEGVRLLEKLGGKSGHYLAGEQ; encoded by the coding sequence GTGCTGACTCATCTCGATTCCCAAGGTCGTGCCAATATGGTCGACGTCACCGACAAAGCCGTGACGTCCCGCGAAGCGACGGCCGAAGCCCGGGTGCGCATGCTCCCGCAAACCCTGCAAATGATCGTCAGCGGCGGTCACCCCAAGGGCGATGTGTTCGCCGTGGCGCGCATCGCCGGCATCCAGGCGGCGAAAAAGACCAGCGATCTGATCCCCCTGTGCCATCCGCTGATGCTCACCAGCGTCAAGGTCGAACTCAGCGCCGAAGGCGAGGACAGCGTGCGCATCGTTGCCTGCTGCAAGCTGGCCGGGCAGACCGGGGTGGAAATGGAAGCCCTGACCGCCGCCAGTGTCGCCGCCCTGACTATCTACGACATGTGTAAGGCCGTGGACCGCGGCATGACCATCGAAGGCGTGCGCCTGCTGGAGAAACTGGGTGGCAAGAGCGGCCATTACCTGGCGGGTGAGCAATGA
- the moaD gene encoding molybdopterin converting factor subunit 1: MNLTVKFFARYREALGVDSLRVAGDFATVDDVRALLAQREGAEVLSEQNLMCARNEDLCQLDEPVSDGDEVAFFPTVTGG; encoded by the coding sequence ATGAACCTGACCGTGAAGTTTTTCGCCCGCTACCGCGAGGCGCTGGGCGTGGATTCGCTGCGGGTCGCCGGCGATTTCGCCACGGTCGACGATGTGCGCGCACTGCTGGCGCAGCGTGAGGGCGCCGAGGTGCTCAGCGAACAGAACCTGATGTGCGCCCGCAACGAGGACCTCTGCCAGCTCGACGAGCCGGTGAGCGATGGCGACGAAGTGGCGTTTTTTCCTACCGTGACCGGGGGCTGA
- the moaE gene encoding molybdopterin synthase catalytic subunit MoaE yields the protein MAIRVQSGAFDPGAEVNAMHAANVGVGAVVSFVGYVRDFNDGLDVAGMFLEHYPGMTEKALGKIAAEAEQRWPLLKLEVLHRIGALEPGEPIVFVGAASAHRQAAFDACAFVMDYLKTRAPFWKKETTADGPRWVEGRDSDHAAADRWKE from the coding sequence ATGGCGATTCGCGTGCAATCGGGCGCCTTCGATCCGGGGGCGGAAGTCAACGCGATGCATGCGGCGAATGTCGGCGTCGGCGCGGTGGTGAGCTTTGTCGGTTACGTGCGTGATTTCAACGACGGCCTGGATGTGGCGGGGATGTTTCTCGAGCATTACCCGGGCATGACCGAAAAGGCCCTGGGCAAGATCGCCGCCGAGGCCGAACAGCGCTGGCCGCTGCTCAAGCTGGAAGTGCTGCATCGCATCGGTGCACTGGAGCCGGGCGAGCCGATCGTCTTCGTCGGCGCCGCCAGCGCCCACCGCCAGGCGGCGTTCGACGCCTGTGCCTTTGTCATGGACTACCTGAAGACCCGCGCGCCGTTCTGGAAGAAGGAGACCACCGCCGACGGCCCGCGCTGGGTGGAAGGCCGCGACAGCGATCATGCGGCGGCGGATCGCTGGAAAGAGTGA
- a CDS encoding ABC transporter substrate-binding protein: MKKLPLISGLALSLLACSSLFAAEKTLRIGIEAAYPPFASKTDKGEIVGFDYDIGNALCAQMQVKCLWVEGEFDGLIPSLKVKKIDMALSSMTINEDRKKSVDFTHKYYFTSSRLVMKEGAMVDDQYASLKGKNVGVQRATTTDRYATEVFEPKGINVKRYSNNEEIYMDLAAGRLDAIFADTIPLNDFLSMPRGKGYAFVGPELKDPKYVGEGAGIAVRKGNAELVSQLNAAIDGIRASGEYQKISEKYFKSDIYGD, encoded by the coding sequence ATGAAGAAACTCCCCCTCATCAGTGGCCTGGCCCTTAGCCTGTTGGCGTGCAGCAGCCTGTTCGCCGCCGAGAAAACCCTGCGCATCGGCATCGAGGCGGCTTATCCGCCGTTCGCTTCGAAAACCGACAAAGGTGAGATCGTCGGTTTCGACTACGACATCGGCAATGCCTTGTGCGCGCAGATGCAGGTCAAGTGTCTATGGGTCGAGGGTGAATTCGACGGCCTGATTCCTTCGTTGAAAGTGAAGAAAATCGACATGGCGCTGTCGTCGATGACCATCAACGAAGATCGCAAGAAGTCGGTCGACTTCACCCACAAGTACTACTTCACTTCCTCGCGGCTGGTGATGAAGGAAGGCGCGATGGTCGATGACCAGTACGCCAGCCTCAAGGGCAAGAATGTCGGTGTGCAACGGGCGACCACCACCGACCGCTACGCCACCGAGGTGTTCGAACCCAAGGGCATCAACGTCAAGCGCTACAGCAACAACGAAGAGATCTACATGGACCTGGCGGCCGGGCGCCTCGATGCGATTTTCGCTGACACCATTCCGCTGAATGACTTTCTGTCGATGCCGCGAGGCAAGGGCTATGCGTTTGTCGGGCCGGAGCTGAAGGACCCGAAATACGTGGGTGAGGGCGCGGGGATTGCGGTGCGCAAGGGCAATGCCGAGTTGGTCAGCCAGCTGAATGCCGCCATCGATGGCATTCGCGCCAGTGGCGAGTATCAGAAGATTTCCGAGAAGTACTTCAAGTCCGATATCTACGGCGACTGA